From the genome of Gracilinanus agilis isolate LMUSP501 chromosome 2, AgileGrace, whole genome shotgun sequence, one region includes:
- the ISM2 gene encoding isthmin-2: MPRLLGKTGLLGFVLLTLLLPAGRGLPLRKFPGSESGLPGPQDRSHTKPAEVSTSPGPRLPQEEEEAPLSSRTRNQAGLRRHKRRGISQPVNPTHQSPKDGEPPTTLETSPFLLELQSLPGLADVDLSAQNPNIQVTIEVVDDLQAEMEMDLLTETSDYWSLGSPSWLPAKELFWPLFWGYTEGEEGGSGPQPEGKALKEEEGKEEANEEDYAAEYEEEEDEDEEGEPMLSGVGSNWNQRWPTPKTWDFMEKYNYDYEMEEEWSPWSSCSVTCSSGTQKRTRSCGYACTATESRICELPRCPGTESKTGFPSEDWLPEVHNDTQMLGSDVDSCEKWLNCKSDFLAKYMSKVLTDLPSCPCAYPLEAVYSAVSLPDEQQGRSFRWRDASGPKERLDVYQPTARFCLRSLLSLDSTTLAAQHCCYDEGSRLLTRGKGAGAPDLISTDFSPELHFKVDTLPWILCKGDWSRYHAARPPNNGRACADNPPEEEYLAQLQEAKEY, encoded by the exons GTTTCTACCTCACCTGGTCCCAGGTTACCCCAAGAAGAGGAGGAGGCGCCATTGTCCTCCCGGACCAGGAACCAAGCTGGTCTTCGACGACATAAGCGCCGTGGCATATCTCAACCAGTGAACCCAACCCATCAAAGTCCAAAGGATGGTGAACCTCCTACTACCCTGGAAACTTCTCCCTTCCTATTGGAACTTCAGAGCCTTCCTGGATTGGCTGATGTAGATCTCAGTGCCCAAAACCCCAACATTCAG gtGACCATTGAGGTGGTAGATGACCTGCAGGCTGAGATGGAGATGGACTTGTTGACAGAAACCAGTGATTACTGGTCCTTGGGCTCCCCCAGCTGGCTTCCTGCCAAAGAGCTTTTCTGGCCTCTGTTCTGGGGCTATACAGAGGGTGAGGAGGGAGGATCTGGGCCCCAGCCAGAGGGGAAAGCCctcaaagaggaagagggaaaggaggaggccAATGAAGAAGACTATGCTGCAGAatatgaggaggaagaagatgaagatgaagagggagagcctATGCTGAGTGGAGTAGGAAGCAACTGGAATCAAAGGTGGCCAACACCAAAGACTTGGGACTTCATGGAGAAATATAATTATG ATTATGAGATGGAAGAGGAATGGAGCCCCTGGTCCTCTTGTAGTGTCACCTGCAGCAGTGGCACTCAGAAAAGGACCCGCTCCTGTGGCTATGCCTGCACAGCAACAGAGTCTCGAATTTGTGAATTGCCTCGATGCCCTG GAACAGAAAGCAAGACAGGCTTTCCCAGTGAGGATTGGCTGCCAGAAGTCCACAATGACACCCAGATGCTTGGCTCAG ATGTGGACAGCTGTGAGAAATGGCTAAACTGCAAGAGTGACTTCTTGGCCAAATACATGAGCAAGGTGCTGACAGACCTGCCCAGCTGCCCATGTGCCTACCCTCTGGAGGCTGTGTATAGTGCTGTGAGCCTTCCCGATGAGCAGCAAGGCAGAAGCTTCCGCTGGAGGGATGCGAGTGGCCCCAAGGAGCGTCTGGATGTCTATCAGCCCACTGCCCGCTTCTGCCTGCGCTCCCTCCTCTCCTTGGACAGTACCACACTGGCTGCCCAGCACTGCTGCTATGATGAGGGCAGCCGACTGCTGACTCGTGGCAAGGGGGCTGGCGCACCTGACCTCATCAGCACTGACTTCTCCCCAGAGCTACACTTCAAGGTGGACACCCTGCCTTGGATCTTATGCAAAGGTGACTGGAGTCGTTATCATGCAGCAAGACCTCCAAACAATGGGCGGGCCTGTGCTGACAACCCACCTGAGGAGGAATACCTGGCCCAGTTACAGGAAGCCAAAGAGTATTAA